One region of Halohasta litchfieldiae genomic DNA includes:
- a CDS encoding Cdc6/Cdc18 family protein — MSETADDLFTREDPIFATKELLEISHLPGEGRIVGRDDEISQLATAVNPAIFGQSPSNVLIYGKTGTGKSLCAKYVSRRLIETAGDEGVTATFAYVDCAQDTTETQAVQTIADSVNDVEATDINIPDKGLSTSTYYKRLWRILDQRFDVVVIILDEIDKLSDDDILMQLSRAGEAGKITDCKLGVLGISNKIQYKDRMDERVKSSLCEREFVFPPYDANQLRNIMEARSDAFRDGVLEASTIPRAAALAAREHGDARKAIDILRYAGEIAQSNGSTTVREQFVTQARQRAETDRFRELIRGSTPHSRYVLQALAVLSLSNPQQEGFRTSRVYEIYENICRQEGSESLSLRRVRDLLKEHAFLDIIEQSKHSGGSAEGSYTNHQLLEDPEVVKDVLTEESTS, encoded by the coding sequence ATGTCTGAGACTGCGGACGATCTATTTACTCGTGAGGACCCGATTTTCGCCACCAAAGAACTCTTAGAGATCAGCCACCTGCCCGGCGAGGGTCGGATCGTCGGCCGAGACGACGAGATCTCCCAGCTCGCCACGGCGGTCAACCCCGCTATCTTCGGGCAGAGTCCGAGCAACGTGTTGATCTACGGCAAAACGGGTACCGGAAAATCACTTTGTGCGAAATACGTCTCCCGTCGACTCATCGAGACCGCGGGCGATGAAGGTGTCACCGCAACGTTCGCCTACGTCGACTGCGCCCAAGACACGACCGAAACTCAGGCCGTCCAAACCATCGCCGATAGCGTCAACGATGTGGAGGCGACCGATATCAACATCCCCGACAAGGGACTCAGTACGTCGACCTACTACAAGCGACTCTGGCGCATCCTCGACCAACGGTTCGACGTGGTGGTGATCATCCTCGACGAGATCGACAAACTCAGCGACGACGACATTCTCATGCAACTCTCGCGTGCGGGCGAGGCAGGCAAGATCACCGACTGCAAACTCGGCGTCCTCGGGATCAGCAACAAGATCCAGTACAAAGATCGAATGGACGAACGCGTCAAATCCAGCCTCTGTGAACGGGAGTTCGTCTTTCCGCCATACGACGCCAACCAGCTCCGGAACATCATGGAGGCCCGGAGCGACGCCTTCCGGGATGGTGTCCTCGAAGCCTCAACGATCCCGCGCGCAGCCGCGTTGGCAGCCCGTGAACACGGGGACGCGCGCAAGGCAATCGACATTCTGCGGTACGCCGGCGAGATCGCTCAGTCAAATGGGTCGACAACCGTCAGAGAACAGTTCGTCACCCAAGCCCGCCAACGGGCTGAAACCGACCGCTTCCGGGAACTAATCCGTGGCTCGACGCCCCACTCGCGGTACGTCCTCCAGGCCCTTGCGGTGCTGTCGCTGTCCAATCCGCAACAGGAAGGGTTCCGAACGAGTCGCGTCTACGAAATCTACGAAAACATCTGTCGACAGGAGGGCTCCGAGAGTCTCTCACTGCGGCGTGTCCGTGATCTCCTGAAAGAACACGCGTTTCTCGACATTATTGAGCAGTCGAAACACAGCGGCGGCAGCGCCGAAGGCAGCTACACGAACCACCAACTGCTCGAAGATCCCGAAGTCGTCAAAGACGTGCTGACCGAAGAAAGCACGTCGTAG
- a CDS encoding SagB/ThcOx family dehydrogenase — protein MSRNSPLDGNSPLDDEFEYLYELYHKNLPPLVSEPTLAPKESSSPGSPTSGYKTYRRAATTPLADTADSDFLKRLQQRASYTPPTERRPIPNTELSTLLAYSYGEIREAGGDPRRPVASGGACYPLEIYPIVLDSPDVDCGIYHYNVRDDTLEQLQEGDYSEWVRTNWTWITAADAVAAVFVITAIPERSADKYGEMGYLFAGLEAGSVIQNLQLVATELGIGSRPHNGLDYRAVRHQLQLRDDEYLLSTVAFGGATQVGSD, from the coding sequence AATCTCCCACCGCTGGTATCAGAACCGACGCTCGCGCCGAAAGAATCGTCGTCGCCCGGGTCGCCCACGTCAGGATATAAAACATACCGGCGGGCAGCAACCACTCCGCTTGCTGATACCGCGGACTCGGACTTCTTAAAACGACTCCAGCAGCGGGCATCGTATACGCCCCCAACAGAGCGACGGCCAATACCCAACACGGAGTTGTCGACGCTGCTGGCGTATTCGTACGGCGAAATCAGGGAAGCAGGTGGAGACCCCCGTCGACCCGTGGCCTCCGGCGGTGCCTGCTACCCACTGGAGATCTATCCAATCGTGCTCGATTCGCCGGACGTCGACTGCGGGATCTACCACTACAACGTCCGCGACGACACACTCGAACAGCTCCAAGAAGGCGACTACAGCGAGTGGGTGCGGACCAACTGGACGTGGATCACTGCCGCGGATGCGGTTGCAGCAGTGTTTGTGATCACTGCCATTCCGGAGCGATCAGCCGACAAGTACGGCGAGATGGGGTACCTGTTCGCCGGGCTCGAAGCCGGGAGCGTCATCCAAAATTTGCAGCTCGTCGCGACGGAACTCGGTATCGGCAGTCGACCACACAATGGCCTCGACTATCGCGCAGTTCGGCACCAGTTGCAGCTCCGAGACGACGAGTATCTCCTGTCGACGGTCGCCTTCGGCGGCGCTACACAGGTCGGCAGCGACTGA
- a CDS encoding TATA-box-binding protein — protein sequence MTAPADSIEIQNVVASTGIGQELDLEALAEDLPGADFNPDNFPGLVYRTQEPKAAALIFRSGKIVCTGAKSIDDVHEALGIIFEKLRGLSIPVEEDPEITVQNIVSSADLGHNLNLNALAIGLGLEDVEYEPEQFPGLVYRMDEPEVVILLFGSGKIVITGGKQTQDATAAVEQIVERIEDLGLLG from the coding sequence ATGACAGCGCCGGCAGACTCCATTGAAATCCAGAACGTGGTCGCATCGACAGGTATCGGTCAGGAACTCGATCTTGAGGCACTCGCCGAGGACCTTCCGGGGGCGGACTTCAATCCGGACAACTTCCCCGGTCTCGTCTACCGGACCCAGGAGCCGAAAGCCGCCGCACTGATCTTCCGGTCGGGGAAGATCGTCTGTACCGGTGCCAAAAGCATCGATGACGTGCACGAAGCACTCGGCATCATCTTCGAAAAGCTTCGTGGACTCAGCATCCCCGTCGAGGAAGACCCCGAGATTACGGTCCAGAACATTGTGTCGAGTGCCGACCTCGGCCACAACCTCAATCTCAACGCGCTTGCGATTGGACTTGGGCTCGAAGACGTCGAGTACGAACCTGAGCAGTTCCCCGGCCTCGTCTACCGGATGGACGAACCAGAAGTCGTAATCCTGCTGTTCGGCAGCGGGAAGATCGTCATTACCGGTGGCAAGCAGACCCAAGACGCAACCGCCGCCGTCGAGCAGATCGTCGAGCGGATCGAAGACCTCGGCCTGCTGGGCTAA
- a CDS encoding thermonuclease family protein, which translates to MAGCSGVIPVSDVDGGSAAQSDEVTEWTVTVTRVIDGDTVEIRYANGQTDTLRLLGVDTPETTLGRGSPDEFEGIPDTPAGRDHLYNWGQRATQFAEAELAGEEVRIVVDPTADRRGSYGRLLVYVYVDGENFNKRLLSDGYARLYDSTFSQREPFAATERDAQRNSIGLWEFDGSDTDSSTEGVDVPPLPPDGDYDCSDFDTQAQAQQVLDESSGDPHRLDGDSDGFACETLP; encoded by the coding sequence ATGGCAGGTTGCAGCGGTGTTATCCCGGTCTCAGATGTCGACGGTGGCAGTGCCGCACAGTCCGATGAGGTGACCGAGTGGACAGTCACCGTCACTCGCGTGATCGATGGCGATACCGTCGAAATCCGGTATGCAAACGGTCAAACCGATACGCTCCGACTGTTGGGCGTCGACACCCCCGAGACGACGCTCGGCCGCGGGTCTCCCGACGAGTTCGAGGGAATCCCTGACACGCCAGCGGGTCGAGACCACCTTTATAACTGGGGTCAGCGGGCAACGCAGTTCGCCGAGGCCGAGCTGGCTGGTGAGGAGGTCCGAATCGTCGTCGACCCTACAGCGGATCGGCGCGGAAGCTACGGCCGGTTGTTGGTATACGTGTATGTCGACGGCGAGAATTTCAACAAGCGGTTGCTGTCGGATGGTTATGCCCGGCTGTACGACAGCACGTTCTCACAACGCGAGCCATTCGCTGCGACCGAACGGGATGCCCAACGCAACTCAATTGGGCTATGGGAGTTCGATGGTTCGGATACTGACTCGTCGACCGAGGGTGTCGACGTGCCACCCCTGCCGCCAGATGGCGACTACGACTGCTCGGATTTCGACACGCAGGCACAGGCCCAACAGGTTCTCGACGAAAGTTCCGGCGACCCACACCGTCTCGACGGGGATAGTGACGGTTTTGCTTGCGAGACGCTTCCGTGA
- a CDS encoding winged helix-turn-helix domain-containing protein: MPKDTDSVIFSETERKILELALQNPELSNTEIAEQTGMRITLVRDTRAEYEDDVELAEGVAESDAGSAADSVTVEAAELSETQQAILETAANDPTMMNADIAAETGARIALVRDTLDQYGDAVDTAAESGADADEDEGDEDTVSEPNDTQAAILDLASENPDMTNADIAEQTGARITLVRDTLNEFDGTSGAVDPNTDAASGSAAVDADGFSEIKLEILEVALENPDLTNGEIADRTGARITLVRDTIADYQSDDEESTDTDTESDSGSDEIPSAIDTEAFSETQIEILKTALANPELTNGELAAQTGTRLTLVRDTIHEHEYDDKPWDKDLDEEPVDDSEDETESETTSTTETIEMPETTASDLLSDIQREILETALENPDLTNGEIADQTGTRLTLVRDTRATYEKAVDLAEDSEEATDTGASASQTETASEPTAKQRTILDAVAADPEQTNGEIADQTGARITLVRDTREQYGDHDLAGEIESTESEGTDAAESGDAATPAAEAGGGNGGLMVGILIVLLLAIGVAAGLGVI; encoded by the coding sequence ATGCCAAAAGACACAGATTCCGTTATTTTCAGCGAGACGGAACGCAAAATCCTCGAACTAGCGCTACAGAATCCTGAACTGTCGAACACCGAAATTGCCGAACAGACGGGTATGCGAATCACGCTCGTGCGGGACACACGAGCAGAGTACGAAGACGATGTCGAACTCGCCGAGGGTGTCGCCGAGAGCGACGCTGGAAGTGCCGCAGACTCGGTGACGGTCGAGGCCGCGGAGCTCAGCGAGACACAGCAGGCGATTCTCGAAACCGCGGCGAACGATCCGACGATGATGAACGCGGATATCGCTGCCGAGACCGGCGCGCGGATCGCACTCGTCCGTGATACGCTCGACCAGTACGGGGACGCTGTCGACACAGCGGCCGAAAGCGGCGCCGACGCCGACGAAGACGAGGGTGACGAGGACACGGTCTCCGAACCGAACGATACACAGGCCGCAATCCTCGACCTCGCTTCGGAGAATCCCGACATGACGAACGCTGACATCGCCGAGCAGACAGGCGCTCGAATCACACTCGTCCGAGATACACTCAACGAGTTCGACGGCACCAGCGGAGCCGTCGACCCCAACACCGATGCTGCCAGCGGATCGGCAGCGGTCGACGCCGATGGGTTCTCGGAGATCAAACTCGAAATCCTCGAAGTTGCGCTGGAGAATCCGGATCTGACCAACGGCGAGATCGCCGACCGGACCGGCGCTCGGATCACGCTCGTCCGAGATACGATTGCGGACTACCAGTCCGACGACGAGGAGTCGACCGACACTGACACCGAAAGCGACAGTGGCAGCGACGAGATCCCATCGGCAATCGACACCGAGGCATTCTCCGAGACCCAAATCGAGATTCTCAAAACCGCACTCGCCAACCCGGAGCTAACCAACGGCGAGCTCGCCGCACAGACCGGCACACGGCTCACGCTTGTTCGGGATACGATCCACGAACACGAATACGATGACAAGCCGTGGGACAAAGATCTCGACGAGGAGCCAGTCGACGACTCCGAGGACGAGACGGAAAGCGAAACGACCTCGACAACCGAGACCATCGAGATGCCGGAGACGACAGCCTCCGATCTGCTCTCCGACATACAGCGCGAGATCCTCGAAACCGCCCTTGAAAACCCCGATCTAACAAACGGCGAGATCGCCGATCAGACCGGCACACGGCTCACGCTCGTGCGAGATACACGAGCCACCTACGAGAAGGCAGTCGACCTTGCTGAAGACTCTGAGGAGGCCACCGACACCGGGGCCAGTGCCTCCCAGACCGAAACTGCATCGGAACCAACCGCAAAACAGCGTACGATTCTCGATGCCGTTGCAGCCGATCCCGAACAAACCAACGGTGAGATCGCCGACCAAACCGGCGCTCGGATCACGCTCGTTCGAGATACACGTGAGCAGTACGGCGACCACGACCTTGCGGGCGAAATCGAGTCGACCGAGTCCGAGGGAACCGATGCCGCCGAATCTGGCGACGCCGCCACACCTGCTGCCGAAGCCGGCGGGGGGAATGGAGGACTGATGGTAGGGATACTGATTGTCCTGCTGCTGGCAATTGGTGTCGCAGCCGGACTGGGCGTCATCTGA